In the Opitutaceae bacterium genome, one interval contains:
- a CDS encoding FtsX-like permease family protein: MSPNLRIAIRFLVAKKRSMAMSLAGIVFGVGFFIVTQAQTSGFEEFFIRTILGTNGAIKIEDRFQDTLRSMAAAGEDGGSGFQISQRESRNYIPGVQDPRTIRAELETFSGVTAVSEVVRGNVVAEGPGARTDPAQVLGINLEDHLNASDLAQQIVRGDLGEFRSNPNGVLIGLKLALRLQLEPGDTVVFQTQGEKRRYRVSAIYQTGVTDIDGVVVYMHMTAARSLLRIPHGVTFMQINVKDRDRAPAIAAHIEKVLQHNAISWQEREKVWLDVFRALRISSAITVSTIILISGLGMFNTLAMVVMEKTKEISILRSMGYTRRDISNIFLWQGVLVLCAGSLLGSGLGAGLTFGVSNLPIRVRGIFSTDSFVVNWSGWHYVAAVLTAVIVVMFASLIPARRAARLEPGDVIRGTAQ, encoded by the coding sequence ATGAGCCCCAATCTCCGCATTGCGATCCGATTCCTCGTCGCCAAGAAGCGTTCGATGGCGATGAGTCTGGCGGGAATCGTTTTCGGAGTGGGCTTTTTTATCGTGACCCAGGCCCAGACGAGTGGCTTCGAGGAATTTTTCATCCGGACCATCCTGGGGACGAACGGCGCGATCAAAATTGAAGACCGCTTTCAGGACACCCTTCGCAGTATGGCCGCGGCGGGGGAGGATGGGGGCTCGGGCTTCCAGATTTCCCAACGGGAGAGCCGCAACTACATTCCCGGGGTGCAGGACCCCCGGACGATCCGGGCGGAATTGGAGACCTTTTCAGGGGTGACGGCAGTTTCCGAAGTGGTTCGTGGAAATGTGGTCGCCGAGGGCCCGGGCGCGCGGACCGACCCCGCCCAGGTGTTGGGAATCAATCTTGAGGATCACCTCAATGCCTCCGATCTGGCCCAGCAGATCGTGCGCGGGGACCTGGGTGAGTTCCGGTCCAATCCCAACGGGGTCCTTATCGGACTGAAACTGGCCCTTCGGCTGCAGTTGGAGCCGGGAGACACCGTTGTTTTTCAGACGCAGGGAGAGAAACGCCGTTACCGGGTCTCGGCCATCTACCAGACTGGGGTGACCGACATCGACGGGGTTGTGGTCTACATGCACATGACTGCGGCCCGATCGCTGTTGCGGATCCCGCACGGAGTGACCTTCATGCAGATCAACGTGAAGGATCGGGACCGCGCCCCGGCCATTGCCGCCCACATCGAGAAGGTCCTGCAGCACAACGCGATCAGCTGGCAGGAACGGGAGAAGGTCTGGCTCGATGTCTTCCGGGCCCTGCGGATCTCGTCGGCCATCACCGTTTCGACCATCATCCTGATCTCGGGTCTGGGGATGTTCAATACCCTGGCCATGGTCGTGATGGAGAAGACCAAGGAGATCTCCATCCTGCGGTCGATGGGATATACCCGAAGGGACATTTCGAATATCTTTCTCTGGCAGGGTGTCCTCGTTCTATGTGCCGGTTCGCTTCTGGGGTCGGGCCTGGGGGCGGGCCTGACCTTTGGGGTGTCCAACCTCCCCATCCGGGTCCGGGGCATCTTTTCCACGGACAGTTTTGTGGTGAACTGGTCGGGCTGGCACTACGTTGCGGCCGTGCTCACCGCGGTCATCGTGGTGATGTTTGCCAGCCTGATTCCCGCTCGCCGGGCCGCCCGGCTCGAACCGGGCGACGTGATACGGGGGACGGCCCAATGA
- a CDS encoding sulfotransferase: protein MNAKLIVGIGAQRAGTTWLAEYLTGHPQVGFSPIKELHYFDTVYRPDLCAGFLPILQEQLVELRSNPAQAANPGQLERLRCLTLRLEMESDERRYGEYFDLLARGDLVVVAEITPSYSLLKRDGFAAIRRVRPDARFLFVLRDPVDRYWSQLRYHETVFGAEAFDARRNAIECLSNPGFTLRSDYRRTLEELLSVVAREDVHLAFFEHLFDPRTTADELQGITDFMGIEPRAPGDLPRMNESGQMTIDPEAESAAGEFFGPVYCYVREVAGRPLPDRWLNTGL, encoded by the coding sequence ATGAATGCAAAGCTCATTGTGGGGATAGGTGCTCAGCGCGCCGGGACGACCTGGTTGGCCGAATACCTGACGGGGCATCCCCAGGTCGGCTTTTCGCCGATCAAGGAGCTGCACTACTTCGACACGGTTTATCGGCCGGATCTGTGCGCGGGTTTCCTCCCGATCCTTCAGGAACAGCTGGTGGAGCTGAGGTCCAACCCGGCTCAGGCCGCAAACCCCGGGCAATTGGAGCGCCTGCGCTGTCTCACCCTGCGACTCGAGATGGAATCGGACGAACGGCGCTACGGGGAGTATTTTGACCTGCTGGCCAGGGGAGACCTTGTCGTGGTGGCGGAAATCACTCCGTCTTACTCGCTGCTCAAACGGGATGGCTTTGCCGCCATCCGCAGGGTCCGGCCGGATGCCCGTTTCCTTTTCGTTCTCAGGGATCCGGTGGATCGCTACTGGTCGCAATTGCGTTACCATGAGACCGTTTTTGGAGCGGAAGCGTTCGATGCGCGGCGCAACGCGATCGAATGCCTGTCCAATCCCGGGTTCACTCTCCGTTCCGATTACCGGCGGACTCTCGAGGAGCTGCTGTCGGTGGTCGCCCGCGAGGATGTGCATCTCGCTTTCTTCGAGCACCTGTTCGACCCGCGAACCACGGCGGATGAGTTGCAGGGGATCACCGATTTCATGGGTATTGAACCCCGCGCCCCGGGAGATTTGCCCCGGATGAATGAATCGGGACAGATGACGATCGATCCGGAAGCGGAGTCGGCGGCCGGGGAGTTTTTTGGGCCGGTCTATTGTTATGTCCGGGAGGTGGCGGGTCGACCGCTTCCAGATCGATGGCTGAATACCGGACTTTGA
- the gmd gene encoding GDP-mannose 4,6-dehydratase: MPKRALVTGITGQDGSYLAELLLEKGYEVHGIVRRSSTTTRSRIDHLRSYEHGDNQRLFLHYGDLADSVRLVKLLYQLQPDEIYNLAAQSHVRVSFDIPEYTADVTGVGTGRILEAIIESGIGKKVRFYQASSSEMFGKVQEVPQKETTPFWPRSPYACAKVFSHWLTVNYRESYGLFACSGILFNHESPRRGESFVTRKITRGAARIKTGLSKRLTLGNLDSKRDWGYAKEYVEGMWRMLQQDKPDDFVLATNETHTIREFLDVAFGRLDLDWKDYVDFDERFLRPAEVDLLIGDYSKAKEKLGWEPQTRMKALAELMVDADLEAAQSEAAKPRFPVR; this comes from the coding sequence ATGCCCAAACGCGCCCTCGTCACAGGAATCACCGGCCAGGATGGTTCCTACCTCGCCGAACTCCTTCTGGAGAAGGGCTACGAAGTTCATGGAATTGTCCGCAGATCGAGCACCACCACCCGCTCAAGAATCGATCATCTCAGGTCCTACGAACACGGAGACAATCAACGGCTCTTCCTCCACTATGGCGACCTCGCCGACAGCGTTCGACTGGTCAAGCTCCTCTACCAGCTCCAGCCCGACGAAATCTACAATCTGGCCGCACAGAGCCACGTCCGGGTCAGTTTCGACATCCCCGAATACACCGCCGATGTGACCGGGGTCGGCACCGGTCGTATCCTTGAGGCGATCATCGAATCGGGCATCGGCAAGAAGGTCCGTTTCTACCAGGCTTCGTCGTCCGAGATGTTCGGCAAGGTCCAGGAGGTACCGCAGAAGGAGACGACCCCATTCTGGCCGCGCTCCCCCTACGCCTGTGCCAAGGTCTTCTCCCATTGGCTGACCGTCAATTACCGCGAGTCCTACGGACTTTTCGCCTGCAGCGGGATCCTTTTCAACCACGAGTCCCCCCGCCGGGGGGAATCCTTCGTGACCCGCAAGATCACCCGCGGGGCGGCCCGGATCAAAACGGGACTTTCGAAGCGGCTCACCCTGGGCAACCTCGACTCCAAGCGCGACTGGGGCTATGCCAAGGAATACGTCGAGGGCATGTGGCGCATGCTGCAACAGGATAAACCCGACGACTTCGTGCTGGCCACCAATGAGACCCACACCATACGCGAGTTCCTCGATGTCGCCTTTGGCCGACTCGACCTGGATTGGAAGGATTATGTCGATTTTGACGAGCGTTTCCTGCGCCCCGCCGAAGTTGATCTGCTGATCGGCGACTACAGCAAGGCGAAAGAAAAACTCGGCTGGGAGCCCCAGACCCGGATGAAAGCCCTGGCCGAGTTGATGGTGGACGCCGATCTGGAGGCCGCTCAGAGCGAGGCAGCCAAACCGCGGTTTCCCGTTCGATAG
- a CDS encoding ABC transporter permease translates to MDPRRQPPLLSLLNPVAPLLALWRHRDLLWQFIVRNVEIRHKGSMLGIVWAVLNPLLTLAVYVFVFGFVFGGSFGVVESESRWDYGLGIFLGLALFQLVAEVMMVAPNIITTQPNFVKKVVFPLEVLPAAAVGAGAFHMLVTLGMVATGVVIGGHPLNIYTLQLPLVLLPILITCLGLAWLLASFGVFFRDLGQIVGALASALMFASAIFYPAIRVQTEAPLAWSFLRFNPLLHTVEMSREAVLWSQPISWSTLGWLYIGAFSVCSLGFAVFKRLKPAFADVL, encoded by the coding sequence ATGGATCCGCGTCGACAGCCGCCCCTCCTCTCACTGCTCAATCCCGTCGCCCCGCTTCTCGCCCTCTGGCGCCACCGGGACCTGCTCTGGCAGTTCATCGTGCGCAACGTCGAGATCCGTCACAAGGGGAGCATGCTGGGCATCGTCTGGGCGGTTCTGAACCCGCTCCTGACGCTTGCCGTCTACGTTTTCGTCTTCGGATTCGTTTTCGGCGGCAGTTTCGGGGTGGTCGAAAGTGAGTCGAGATGGGACTACGGTCTCGGTATCTTCCTCGGACTGGCCCTCTTTCAACTCGTGGCGGAAGTGATGATGGTGGCGCCCAACATCATTACGACCCAACCCAATTTCGTCAAAAAGGTGGTCTTTCCCCTGGAGGTGCTGCCCGCCGCGGCCGTCGGGGCGGGCGCCTTTCACATGCTGGTCACCCTCGGGATGGTCGCCACCGGCGTCGTCATCGGCGGACACCCGTTGAATATCTACACCCTCCAGCTTCCTCTCGTCCTCTTGCCGATCCTCATCACCTGCCTCGGTCTGGCCTGGCTTCTCGCGAGCTTCGGCGTGTTTTTCCGCGACCTGGGACAGATCGTCGGCGCCCTCGCCAGCGCCCTAATGTTTGCCAGCGCAATCTTTTACCCGGCCATTCGGGTCCAGACCGAGGCTCCGCTCGCCTGGTCTTTCCTACGATTCAATCCGCTCCTGCACACGGTCGAGATGTCCCGCGAAGCCGTCCTCTGGTCGCAACCCATCTCCTGGTCGACCCTTGGGTGGCTCTATATCG
- a CDS encoding GDP-mannose 4,6-dehydratase, with protein sequence MKRAFITGITGQDGSYLCESLLAKGYEVHGLVHRPDQLANGHIAHLVQDPKILDRTLFLHNGAFEDATHLRRIILKSKPNEFYHLAGQSSPRLSLELPETTVDSIGMGTLRLLEIIRDIPNPPKFLYASSSEVFGSPVHSPQDELTPLNPTTPYGAAKALSQQMARIYRMAYGLETCSAILYNHESPRRSTSFVTRKVARAVARIKQGRQSELVLGSLKGQRDWGWAPDYVEGMWMMLQAQPVDDFILATGRLHTVQQLVTFAFEHVGLNYEDYVRHDAALVTSVEPIAACGNPAKAKRLLGWENTIPFNEIIARLIDFELRKSD encoded by the coding sequence ATGAAACGCGCTTTCATCACCGGAATCACCGGACAGGACGGATCCTACCTTTGCGAATCGCTTCTCGCCAAAGGCTACGAGGTCCACGGCCTCGTCCATCGCCCGGACCAGCTGGCCAACGGCCACATCGCCCATCTCGTCCAGGATCCAAAGATCCTGGACCGAACCCTTTTCCTTCACAACGGCGCCTTCGAAGACGCTACCCACCTGCGCCGGATCATCCTCAAATCGAAGCCAAACGAATTCTACCATCTCGCCGGCCAGTCCAGTCCGCGGCTGAGCCTGGAGCTTCCAGAAACCACCGTCGACAGTATCGGCATGGGGACTCTCCGCCTACTGGAAATCATTCGGGATATTCCCAATCCGCCCAAATTCCTTTACGCGTCGAGCAGTGAGGTTTTCGGTTCCCCGGTCCACTCACCCCAGGATGAATTGACACCGCTCAACCCGACGACGCCCTACGGCGCCGCCAAGGCCCTCTCCCAGCAGATGGCCCGGATCTACCGGATGGCCTACGGACTCGAGACCTGCTCCGCCATTCTCTACAACCATGAGTCCCCAAGACGCAGCACAAGTTTCGTAACCCGGAAGGTGGCCCGGGCCGTGGCCCGGATCAAACAGGGACGGCAATCCGAACTGGTCCTGGGCAGCTTGAAAGGGCAGCGGGATTGGGGCTGGGCGCCCGATTATGTCGAGGGCATGTGGATGATGCTCCAGGCGCAGCCCGTCGACGATTTCATTCTCGCCACCGGCAGGCTTCACACTGTCCAGCAGCTTGTCACCTTCGCCTTTGAGCACGTGGGGCTCAACTACGAGGATTATGTTCGACACGACGCAGCCCTCGTGACCAGCGTCGAACCGATCGCTGCCTGCGGAAATCCGGCCAAAGCCAAACGCCTGCTGGGTTGGGAAAACACAATACCATTCAACGAGATCATCGCCCGACTGATCGATTTCGAACTCAGGAAATCCGACTGA
- a CDS encoding TolC family protein: MIGTIAITGWAEEPGDGAVVAGEQEASPPSISESIAGDASAAKTDASDTDELSAGGAGGKEEETVPVELLLAEDLFPQLRPILLSAAQQAPSILSRNVEVAIAEANSVIANADRYPSAAGLLRYDYRKESRLDRPDIDYSNKLFYFFQASYPLYHWGAIQAAGEIGKIGIELAEGQMESAYRQLVQSVRSQYLGLVIQKMDLKNAEADLEKRRNELADLKEQLEAGAIAANRVGSAGFSLQEAELRYDRQASEFAYSLRQFGRLVGDLSFSQEHVADEFPGVGHNPEQLGELLGAFVHGGFKDDPRVMATELEIEREEMNYRIHNVRNRPKFNLITGISQDEISYDANIANKYQTTALFAGVSLNWNIFDGYETRGLRTASLLRLNRLRMSRREMDAQLADEAAQASDRVSFAARALALGEVTVNGVRRALEIAERDFAAGLTSEESVESARGRLFDYEISQARRKVDYLNAVSAFVALVGADTLIGELEENRPELGTEYERKP; the protein is encoded by the coding sequence GTGATCGGGACGATTGCCATCACAGGGTGGGCTGAAGAGCCCGGTGATGGAGCGGTGGTCGCAGGAGAGCAGGAGGCTTCTCCGCCTTCGATTTCTGAGTCGATTGCGGGCGACGCGTCGGCTGCGAAGACCGATGCGAGCGATACGGACGAACTGTCGGCGGGTGGCGCCGGTGGGAAGGAGGAAGAGACGGTGCCGGTTGAGCTTCTTCTGGCCGAGGATCTTTTCCCGCAGCTGCGCCCCATCCTGTTGAGCGCGGCCCAACAGGCACCGTCCATCCTTTCACGGAACGTGGAGGTTGCCATCGCCGAGGCTAATTCGGTCATCGCCAATGCGGATCGCTATCCGTCAGCGGCGGGGCTTCTGCGCTACGACTATCGCAAGGAAAGCCGCCTCGACCGGCCGGATATCGATTATTCGAACAAACTGTTCTACTTCTTTCAGGCGAGTTACCCTCTTTACCATTGGGGGGCGATCCAGGCGGCCGGCGAAATCGGAAAGATCGGGATCGAACTGGCAGAGGGCCAGATGGAGTCGGCCTACCGCCAGCTCGTCCAATCTGTCCGGTCGCAATACCTTGGGCTCGTCATCCAGAAGATGGATCTGAAGAATGCCGAGGCGGATCTTGAGAAGCGACGCAACGAGCTGGCGGATCTAAAGGAGCAACTGGAGGCCGGAGCGATCGCGGCCAACCGGGTGGGCAGCGCCGGTTTCAGCCTGCAGGAAGCCGAGCTGCGTTATGATCGGCAGGCCTCCGAGTTTGCTTATTCACTGCGGCAATTCGGACGCCTGGTCGGAGATCTGTCGTTTTCGCAGGAGCATGTGGCCGACGAATTCCCCGGGGTCGGGCACAACCCGGAACAATTGGGCGAATTGCTCGGCGCCTTTGTCCATGGAGGGTTCAAGGATGATCCTCGGGTGATGGCGACCGAGCTCGAGATTGAGCGGGAGGAAATGAATTACCGCATCCATAATGTGAGGAACCGCCCGAAGTTTAATCTGATCACCGGTATCAGCCAGGACGAAATCAGCTACGACGCCAATATTGCCAACAAATATCAGACCACCGCGCTCTTTGCGGGTGTGTCCCTGAACTGGAATATCTTCGACGGCTACGAGACGCGGGGGTTGCGAACCGCGTCGCTTCTTCGTCTGAACCGATTGCGGATGTCGCGGCGGGAGATGGATGCCCAACTGGCCGATGAGGCCGCTCAAGCCTCCGATCGGGTGAGTTTTGCCGCCCGGGCGCTCGCCTTGGGCGAGGTCACCGTGAACGGCGTCAGGCGTGCATTGGAGATAGCGGAGAGGGATTTCGCCGCCGGATTGACTTCTGAGGAATCGGTCGAGTCGGCACGCGGCCGTCTTTTCGACTATGAAATCAGCCAGGCGCGTCGCAAGGTGGACTACCTCAATGCCGTTTCCGCCTTTGTCGCGCTGGTCGGAGCCGACACCCTGATCGGAGAACTCGAGGAGAATCGCCCTGAACTGGGCACTGAATATGAGCGGAAACCGTAG
- a CDS encoding efflux RND transporter periplasmic adaptor subunit, which translates to MSGNRRSLLWPKILVVLAVVAGAAVFGLRWMRPVVTVDAAWIDTAVDAIPGTVTVRSKQETEIKSEVGGRVVESRLEIGDRVAAGDLLVQIDSADVEIEIERLKAEIQGIKRQIEIGSQIRYDLIDAKERLEGAERNFARGSLSEAELAKQQRVVQQIEDRIALEELRNEQQLAATDNALKTRERQLEKMSVYAPIDCIIADVFAYPGDLIGGGAPIARIISPVKLVEARISQEDMAGLSIGQKASVRLIGEGSKVYDAKVVKILPVADAETQRYIINLEVDVDPDRLVPGVTGEASIVIARRENAVIIPRRALIGKEVYVVKDGVIDVRTVEPGFVSLNKVEIRSGLSEGESVVTEDFDRLQDGDRVRIGNR; encoded by the coding sequence ATGAGCGGAAACCGTAGGAGTCTTCTCTGGCCCAAGATCCTGGTCGTGCTGGCGGTTGTCGCCGGGGCGGCCGTCTTTGGCCTGCGTTGGATGCGTCCCGTCGTCACCGTTGACGCAGCCTGGATCGATACGGCCGTCGATGCCATTCCAGGGACCGTGACGGTGCGCTCGAAACAGGAAACGGAGATCAAGAGCGAGGTTGGCGGCCGGGTGGTGGAGAGCCGGCTGGAAATCGGCGACCGGGTGGCCGCGGGTGATCTGCTGGTTCAGATCGATTCGGCCGATGTGGAAATCGAGATTGAGCGGCTGAAGGCTGAAATCCAGGGAATCAAGCGGCAGATCGAGATCGGTTCCCAGATACGCTACGACCTGATCGATGCCAAGGAGCGGCTGGAGGGTGCGGAACGCAACTTCGCCAGGGGCAGTCTTTCCGAGGCGGAACTGGCCAAGCAGCAGCGGGTGGTCCAGCAGATCGAGGATCGAATCGCGCTGGAGGAATTGCGCAATGAGCAGCAGTTGGCGGCGACTGACAATGCACTGAAGACGCGGGAGCGGCAGCTGGAGAAGATGTCCGTCTATGCCCCGATCGACTGTATCATCGCTGATGTCTTCGCCTATCCCGGAGATCTGATCGGCGGGGGCGCGCCCATCGCCAGGATTATCTCTCCGGTCAAACTGGTTGAGGCACGCATCAGCCAGGAGGATATGGCCGGGCTGAGCATTGGACAGAAGGCTTCCGTTCGCCTGATCGGCGAGGGCTCAAAGGTCTACGATGCCAAGGTGGTCAAGATTCTTCCGGTTGCCGATGCGGAAACCCAGCGCTACATCATCAACCTGGAGGTCGATGTTGACCCCGACCGTCTGGTACCCGGCGTGACGGGCGAGGCCAGCATCGTGATCGCCCGAAGGGAGAACGCAGTCATCATCCCCCGGCGGGCCCTGATCGGAAAGGAAGTCTACGTGGTCAAGGACGGTGTGATTGACGTCCGCACGGTTGAGCCGGGTTTTGTCTCGCTGAACAAGGTGGAGATCCGATCCGGACTCTCGGAAGGCGAGTCGGTCGTGACCGAGGACTTTGACCGACTTCAGGACGGAGACCGGGTCAGGATTGGTAATCGCTGA